Proteins from a single region of Polycladomyces zharkentensis:
- the pstB gene encoding phosphate ABC transporter ATP-binding protein PstB, translating to MMVMTAERVQTMVRTVQPKSKEPAATEMHRVLLETRDLNVYYGENHAVKNINLKLYEKAVTAFIGPSGCGKSTFLRCLNRMNDTIPHARVTGEILIEGINVNDPAIDAVNLRRQVGMVFQKPNPFQKSIFENVAYGPRIHGAKKKELPEIVEQSLRQVGLWDEVKDRLHTSALQLSGGQQQRLCIARTIAMRPRIILLDEPTSALDPISTARIEELIQELKKEYTIAIVTHNMQQAARISDYTAFFLMGELIEHDETHRLFTNPKRRETENYLTGRFG from the coding sequence ATGATGGTGATGACAGCGGAACGGGTGCAGACCATGGTGCGGACGGTTCAGCCGAAATCGAAAGAGCCGGCTGCGACCGAGATGCACAGGGTATTGTTGGAAACGCGGGATCTCAACGTCTATTACGGGGAAAACCACGCCGTCAAAAACATCAACCTCAAATTGTACGAAAAAGCGGTGACGGCGTTCATCGGTCCGTCCGGTTGCGGGAAGTCGACATTTCTGCGCTGTTTGAACAGAATGAACGACACCATTCCGCATGCCCGTGTCACCGGAGAAATCTTGATTGAGGGGATCAACGTGAACGATCCCGCGATCGATGCGGTCAATCTGCGGCGTCAGGTGGGCATGGTGTTCCAAAAACCCAACCCTTTCCAAAAGTCGATTTTCGAAAATGTCGCTTACGGCCCGCGCATCCATGGCGCCAAGAAAAAAGAATTGCCGGAAATCGTGGAGCAAAGCCTCCGTCAGGTCGGTTTGTGGGATGAAGTGAAAGACCGCCTGCACACTTCTGCTCTGCAATTGTCGGGTGGTCAGCAACAGCGCCTGTGCATCGCACGGACGATCGCGATGCGCCCCCGGATCATCCTGCTGGATGAGCCCACATCCGCGTTGGACCCGATCTCTACGGCACGGATTGAAGAGTTGATCCAGGAGCTGAAAAAGGAATACACGATCGCCATTGTGACACACAACATGCAACAAGCGGCGCGCATCTCCGATTACACGGCGTTTTTCCTGATGGGAGAACTGATCGAGCACGATGAGACGCACCGATTGTTTACCAATCCCAAACGGCGGGAGACAGAGAATTATCTGACCGGACGCTTCGGCTGA
- the pstB gene encoding phosphate ABC transporter ATP-binding protein PstB, with protein sequence MSGKIEVRDFNLYYGEHQALKQIRLSIPERDVTALIGPSGCGKSTFLRSINRMNDLIPNVRVEGALEIDGADVYAPDRDVVELRKRVGMVFQQPNPFPMSIYDNIVYGPKIHGIKDKKKLDEIVERTLRQANLWDEVKDRLHASAMGLSGGQQQRLVLARVLAVEPEIILMDEPASALDPISTERLEELIQQLKREYTIVIVTHNMQQAARVSTYTAFFLNGEVVETGLTENIFTNPQDKRTEDYITGRFG encoded by the coding sequence ATGAGCGGAAAAATCGAAGTGCGGGATTTCAACTTATATTACGGCGAACACCAGGCGCTCAAACAGATCCGCTTGTCGATTCCGGAACGGGACGTCACCGCATTGATCGGTCCGTCCGGTTGCGGGAAGTCCACATTCCTGCGCAGTATCAACCGGATGAACGATTTGATCCCCAATGTCCGGGTAGAAGGGGCGTTGGAGATCGACGGAGCGGATGTGTACGCGCCTGACCGGGATGTGGTTGAGTTGCGCAAGCGGGTGGGCATGGTGTTTCAGCAGCCCAATCCGTTTCCGATGTCGATCTATGACAACATCGTCTACGGTCCCAAAATTCACGGTATCAAAGACAAGAAAAAACTGGACGAGATCGTGGAGCGCACGCTGCGGCAGGCCAACCTGTGGGACGAAGTGAAAGACCGTCTGCACGCGTCGGCGATGGGACTTTCGGGAGGACAACAGCAACGGCTGGTGTTGGCGCGCGTGTTGGCCGTGGAGCCTGAGATCATCCTGATGGACGAGCCTGCTTCCGCACTCGATCCCATCTCGACCGAACGTTTGGAAGAATTGATTCAACAGTTAAAACGGGAATACACGATCGTCATCGTCACCCACAACATGCAACAAGCCGCGCGGGTGTCAACTTATACGGCGTTCTTTTTGAACGGCGAAGTCGTGGAAACCGGATTGACGGAAAACATCTTCACCAACCCGCAGGACAAGCGGACCGAGGATTACATCACCGGTCGGTTTGGCTGA
- the phoU gene encoding phosphate signaling complex protein PhoU, with the protein MIRQFDQSLQDVKNLLLQMGEHLEIAIDKAVKSLSRLDARMAREVLEHDPVIDEMEGKIDDAVAKLIATQQPVATDLRRLIAAMKIASDMERMADLAANIAQVTVQLVEQKLSLFKELEDIPKMAAITQQMVHDGINSYIDGNVALARKLADTDDEVDRMYHDIVNELLDLIKQNQADTEVALRLSFVARYLERIADHATNIAENIVYIQTGKRADLN; encoded by the coding sequence ATGATTCGCCAATTTGACCAGTCGTTGCAGGACGTGAAAAACCTGTTGCTGCAAATGGGGGAGCACCTGGAAATCGCGATTGACAAGGCCGTGAAATCGCTGTCCAGGTTGGATGCCCGTATGGCGCGGGAAGTGTTGGAACACGATCCGGTCATCGATGAAATGGAAGGAAAAATTGACGATGCCGTCGCCAAACTGATCGCCACGCAACAACCGGTGGCCACCGATTTGCGGCGGTTGATCGCGGCGATGAAAATCGCGTCGGACATGGAGCGGATGGCCGATTTGGCCGCCAATATCGCCCAGGTGACGGTGCAATTGGTCGAGCAAAAACTGTCGTTGTTCAAAGAATTGGAGGATATCCCGAAAATGGCCGCCATCACCCAGCAGATGGTGCATGACGGGATCAACAGCTACATCGACGGAAACGTGGCGCTCGCTCGCAAACTGGCCGACACCGACGACGAAGTGGATCGGATGTATCATGACATCGTCAACGAGTTGCTCGATCTGATCAAGCAAAACCAAGCGGACACCGAAGTGGCGCTGCGGTTGTCCTTTGTCGCGCGCTACCTCGAACGGATCGCCGATCATGCGACCAATATCGCGGAAAACATCGTATATATCCAAACCGGTAAACGGGCCGATTTGAACTGA
- a CDS encoding GNAT family N-acetyltransferase, translating into MKLVGHKIYLRFLEDSDAGPLTEMHRRNRDFWQRYTPERTEEFYTEEYQLNRIRTSLAKRERDEQYTFGIFLIGTDELIGIIELTEVVRGPLQTCWLGYYLDHSNNGRGYTTEAVRLVVDYAFEVLRLHRIEAGVMPHNIGSIRVLEKAGFHKEGLSKKNVKINGKWEDHLHFAIVNPNDSE; encoded by the coding sequence ATGAAATTGGTGGGACACAAAATCTATTTGCGATTTTTGGAGGATTCAGATGCGGGTCCGTTGACAGAGATGCACCGTAGAAACCGAGATTTTTGGCAACGGTATACACCAGAAAGGACCGAGGAGTTCTATACGGAGGAATATCAGTTAAATCGAATCAGAACCAGCTTGGCGAAGAGGGAAAGAGACGAGCAATACACGTTCGGCATTTTCCTCATCGGTACTGATGAACTGATTGGCATCATTGAGTTGACTGAAGTGGTCCGTGGTCCTTTACAGACTTGTTGGCTGGGCTATTATTTGGATCACTCGAACAACGGACGTGGCTATACGACTGAAGCTGTGCGCCTGGTTGTTGACTATGCCTTTGAGGTTCTCCGGTTGCACAGAATTGAAGCGGGAGTCATGCCACACAACATCGGGTCGATTCGAGTTTTGGAAAAAGCGGGATTTCATAAGGAGGGGCTTTCCAAGAAGAACGTGAAGATTAACGGGAAATGGGAAGATCATCTACACTTCGCCATCGTAAATCCAAATGATTCAGAATGA